The Blautia obeum ATCC 29174 region AGTAATTCAGCGAATTGAAATCGAAATGTCGGGTGGGACAAAACAGTATATGGTGTCTGCAAAACAGGGAGATCGGGCAACAAGATATGTCGAAACCGTACTACTGAATCATGGGGAACCGTACACGATCCCGGCAGGATCCAGCGTCACAGCTTTCATCAGAAAACCAGATAGACACAGGGTATATACACCGTGTGAATTCACGGACAATGTTGTGATGGTGGAATTGGACAGTCAGGCACTGGCAGCAGCGGGAACGGCATTGTGTGAAGTGGAAGTGAAATCTTCAGATCTGATGCAGGTGGTAACATCGGTCACTTTTGAAATAGAGATTGAAGCAAAGGTGAAAGATGAAGATGCGATCGTTTCGGGCGATGAACTTTCTATCTTCGATAAGACAATGAAACAGTATGCTGATCAGGAAACGAAACGTGTGAACGCAGAAGAAGCCAGAGTGCAGGCAGAAACAGGTCGCGTGAAGGCAGAGGAAGCCAGAGTGCAGGCAGAAACAGGTCGCGTGAAGGCAGAGGAAGCCAGAGTGCAGGCAGAAACAGGTCGTGTGAACGCGGAAAAAAGCAGAGTGTCAGCAGAAAGTGATCGCGTCACGGCAGAACAGGAAAGACAGAAGCAGGCGAATGAAGTTCTGGATAAGGCAAATGAAGCTGTAAAAATTGCGGGGCAGATCAATGAAGCATCATATATGTTGGATAAAGATGAAAATATCAAATATGCATATGCAATTTATACAGAACGGGGGATCCCGCATCTGGCATTAACACCGATCAATGAGTAAACAGGAGGAAAAGAAGAATGGAAGGAATTGATTTATCATTTCCGTCTTATGCACAGCATGAGAGAATGGCGGCGGCACTGGAAGCGATTGCACTGAATGGCGGACAGAATTCGGCGGAAGCACTTGACGCTGCGTGCAGACAATTACTTGACGGAACAAATACAACACGGGTTTTCTGGTCATGGTATCCGCGTGCGCTGGCAGCAGGAGAAACAGACAAGTATAAATTGCTTTCACGATTTGCAACAGCAGCAGCGCAGGCATGGAATGGAAAGACATATACACTGCGAAGCTATGATCCGTCAGTATCAGGAATAACAAAAATGACACCGATGGATGATCTGGCAGATAAAGCGGCAGCACAGCTATGTACAGAAAATACTGAAGCGGTCGAGGACTGGGCGGATGAAGATCCGATGACATGGTATATCAGAGCAAACGCGCTGTCACTGGAAGACGGAACCATGAACATCACATATTTTGAAGGCGAAGACGGTTTTGACATCACTGGTGAAGATGCACCAGTATATACATTTGCGCTTGCATTATGGATTAAAGAATGGAATGACGGTGCATACGATTATATTTCATTCAGAACAACAAGGGGATCCGGCTATTATCCGGATGCGGGGGATGTGGATCCGAAAAATAAAAAGCGACTGATCACATGGCACGCAACATTCCCCGGTGGTCTGGACAGCAAAGGCGCGTTGACATCCGGCGCAGGGATCAAGGCATATAACTTCGCATCAGCAACGGCAGGGGTCCAGAAGGCACGACAGAAAACAATTTATGAAGGACTGTGGAATGACTGCGATACAAGATGGATTCTTCGTATGTGGCAGTTAAGGCATTTTGATCTGGAAAACTCAAACATTGCCGAAGGATGCACAAATTACAACTATCAGTACATGGCGGCGTTGCCGGAAGAAAATGTGAAAAGGGTTCTTCTGTCTGCAAGCCAGGCAGCAGGATTCATTGTCGGATCCACGGTATCGGTTGGTGATATGGGCGCACAGTCGAATAAAGACAGATGGAATGCATGGATGCGTAACCTTGCGGATCTGGTGAAAGTATCTTCAATCGAAAAAGTAACAGTAAACGGAACGGAATACACAGCGATCAATCTTGACATCAGCGGAACGATCACAACGACAGCAACAACGTGTATTTCAACTATGCCGTGGCATTCGGGCGCAACAGAAGCATTGCCGGGACATAAAGACGGATGCACATTCAGCCTGACAGCAGGAAAGACACCGCTTCGTGTTGCTGGTGTAGAAGTTTTGGATGGATCATATACGATCGGGCTGGATCCACTGTATGACACGACTGCAAACGAAGCAGGAGGATTTGATTATACTGTGTATCAGTGCCGCGACAGTCAGAAACTGTCAGGATCAATCACAGTGGACTATGAAGATACAGGCATTGTATATTCCGGTATGCCGTCCGGATGGAACTATGTGAAAGCATTTATCAAGTCAAAGTTGGGTGTGCTGTTTCCGAAGCTGATCGGCGGATCTTCAACGACTTATTTTAAGTCGGCTTTCTACGGTGCCCACTCCGCCGGGGTTCGCTGCCCGTGGCGTTTTGCGTACTTGAACTCTGGCGGGCATGCTGGTCTGGCTGCGGAGACTGGCGACAATGCGCCGGGTTCCTCGGACTGGTACGGTCGTCCGCGGCTTTGTGGCGCGGGTAAAAAGCGGGGTGAATGGTCTGCGTAAGCAGACCAGAGGGGCAAGACCACTCATACACACCTAACAGGAAAAGAAAATAAAAAGGGTATGCAGGCGCGGGATCGGCTTTCTACGGTACCAACTCCGCCGGGGTTCGCTGCCCGTGGCGTTTTGCGAACTTGAACAATGGCGGGAATGCTGGTCTGGCTGCGGAGAATGGCAACAATGCGCCGGGTAACTCGAACTGGAACAGTCGTCCGCGAATTTATGTATTTATGAAGGCAGGTGAAAACTTGCTAAAATGCGTCTGTATATCCGCGCATAAGCGAAAATCAGTAAAACCGGAAGCCGGGAAACTGGCATGTATAACCGTGGGTTATGCGTGCGGCAAGTAGTAACAAGACGAATCCTGATTCAAGGATCTGTCGCAACCGAAAGTCGCTTCACACATAAAGTAAAAATAAGATGGCACATAAAAAGAGATATAAAAAGTTAAGCAGGCAGCTGTGCGAACAGGCAGTTGTTGAATGTTTCAAAGGAAAATGGAGAAGAAACGATGTACTGACGTTTATTGAAAAGTATGCAGGAATTCCACGCGACGATATAAAAATAGATGATTTATCCGGATCGTGGAAGTATAAAAATGAAGCTGTTGAAGCGGTTGACTTGGCAATGCTTGGGATTGTGGAAGATCTGGTCGATCACGGAATAGAACCGGATGATATGGAACCAGTGACGATCCGGCAGCGTCCGGATGGAATGACAGGAAAGATCAGGGACATTGCACTGTTGTGCATTATGCATCAGCTGATCGGTCATATTACGAAATTGATGATAGAACCATTGATTCAGGCACGATTGCTTCCGACGCAACACGCAAGCATTCCGGGACACGGGCAGACAATGCTGAAAGATCAGATGTTGCGTTATTTCCTGAAGGAATCGCTGGGAATAGAATATGTGAGAAAAACAGATGTTGTACATGCATATGCTTCACTTCAATATGATGTATGTATAGATCTGGTGATGATGGAAATCCCGAAAGCA contains the following coding sequences:
- a CDS encoding BppU family phage baseplate upper protein; its protein translation is MALGKVIQRIEIEMSGGTKQYMVSAKQGDRATRYVETVLLNHGEPYTIPAGSSVTAFIRKPDRHRVYTPCEFTDNVVMVELDSQALAAAGTALCEVEVKSSDLMQVVTSVTFEIEIEAKVKDEDAIVSGDELSIFDKTMKQYADQETKRVNAEEARVQAETGRVKAEEARVQAETGRVKAEEARVQAETGRVNAEKSRVSAESDRVTAEQERQKQANEVLDKANEAVKIAGQINEASYMLDKDENIKYAYAIYTERGIPHLALTPINE